ACTTCAAGTCTCCTTCCAGCTTTCTCTTGGCTCTTTCAAGGTCCATCCGCACCTTCTTTTCTTGCTCCAATGAGCCTTCAAGCTGGTAGGGGTAAAGACATTGTTGAAAAAATGTTGTTCAGTCCCCCATTCTTCTAAGATAGGTCCACAACTGTCTAATCATGAAGCAGACCACCTCTTGAATAGAGCTATCCCTGGAAGCCCTGTCCTGCTATCTAAGTGTCTGTACGGGTTCAATTGTGCAACCATCATTGAGGACGATGTCTGGTCTCTCTAGTCTTGCAAGTGTGTGGCAATCCACAAGGAGACTGGTTAGCAGAGTTACATCTTTTCTAGCACGACTGCTGCTCAACCATCTCCAGGGTTATCGCATGACTAAAGTATGAACCACCCTTCATGATTAACTCCCAGATACAGGGCACCAGCTGGTCTGTGATACTCTGAGTGACTCACATCGTCGACCTGCTGCTCCAGCTTGGCTTTGGCCTTGGTCAGGGTGTTCACTTTGTCCtcctcactctgcaggtcatccagGGTTTGCTGGTGAGCCTCCTGCAGAGCCTTCTTCTCCTTGGTCAGCTTGGCGATGATTTCATCCAGAGCCGCCATTTCCTCAGTGAGGTTCTTCACCTGttaatcacagagcagagactcaGCACCCAGAGCCCTCACAAACAGGAtcttcacagacagacagacactgacctTGTTCTCAGTGGCATGCTTCTCCTTCTCCACTTTGGCCAGGGTGAGCTCCAGGTCATCAATATCCTTCTTCAGCTCAGAGCACTCGTCCTCCAGCTTCCTCTTCTTGGCCGTCAGCTCACCATTCatctcctcctcatcctccagCCTCTCCGTCAGCTCTTTGGTTTTCGCCTCCAGCTGGATCTTGTTCTTGATCAGCTGGTCGCACCTCTCCTCTGAATCACAAAGATTGTCTTGTTCCTGTAGAGCAGATAACATAGTAGTTTGAGTAAcatcaaaaatgaaaacagccTTACAAAACTAGGCTCTGACTTGACAGACTGTTCTGTGATCCATCTCTGGAAGTTATCCATAAGGAAGAAAGAGATCAGAAATGTTTCACTCACCGACTGGACTTGCAGCTGCAGGTCGTTCTTCTCTTGGAGAAGAGAGACCATCTTCTCTTCCAGCTCCTTTCTGCGGGCCTCAGACTTTGCGAAAGCCTCCTTGAGTTTCATGAACTCATCCTTCATGTTGGCCATCTCTTTCTCATTCTCTGCGCTCTTCAGCAGGGGCTTGATCTTGAAGAAGAGCTTCATCCAGGGCCAGTTCTTCACACCCATAAAGGCACGGATGTTCCACTGGATCACCAGCAGTGCATCTCTGGggaaacaaaagtagtttttaagaTTTCCTAACCTTTGTTTGCTTTGATAAAGTTTTTCATCTGTTTATTACTCCTTGTGCAGGAGAACTCTACATTTCcaattttattcattttgtaagtCTATTCAGGGCAGACTCCTATTGACCAAACTTCTCTGTGTTTCACCCATGCTTTCTTTTCTGGATAGACGTTCAGAGGGACGTTTACCCATTGCAACACGGAAGGGAGCTTTAAAGACAGCTATCCTTACCTGCGCTCAACAATCTTATGGTACTCAATTCTTGAGAGAAGACCGCGAGACTGGGATTGGATCCCGGTGATAATGAGAGACAAGCGATCATCTCTCATCTCTTCCAGCTGACCCAGGAGACCAGCCTTGAAGAACACCTGGCACCAAAACAAAAGGGAGCTCCTAAATTCAAgctcttttttttctccatgtatTATCCACAGAAAGTATTCAGTATAAgggttattttgtagttttaattcTACCTTTGTGTGTCCAAATCTGTACTGGGTGTGATCGATGTCCAGGGATCCCAGCAGTTTCTCTGCTCCTTTCTTGCTGTCTATGAACTGGCCCTCTGGGATGGCAGAAGGGTTCAGGATACGGTATCTATGAAGGGACACATGGACTCAGCTGGGTTTCTACAAAGCGCTTCATGGGGAATTGTAATAAGGGCACTGCTTGAGAGATGTACCTCTGTTTGAAGTCTCCATACAGGATCCTGTTGGGGAAGCCCTTCCTGCAGATTCTGATGCCTTCCAGCACACCGTTACAGCGGAGCTGATGCATCACCAAAGGGTTTTCCATCGCACCAGGAGTCTTGCTTTCGTTGGGGATCAGGCAACGCACAAAGTGAGGATGTGTTGACCTCAGGTTGGTCATTAGCTTGTTCAGGTTTTCCTGTGAAAGGAAAAGGACGGGTCATTTAAGAACACAACAATGTGACCGAGACACTTCCCTTTTTCAAACACTCACCCTGTGGAGAGCAGACACAGTTTGGAAGGAAGAACCCTTTTTCTTCCCGCCCTTGCCTTTAGTTTCCTGGGCTAAAATAGAAAAGAAACACAAGTAAATCTCCCATTGGAAGTGAAAATGTCACAGATGTCATCACAGTGCTACCCCTAGTggctgtaaaaaaattaatatgatATTACATCCACTGGGgacaaaataatgaataaagtgattctaaacaagaatATGAATCCATGAGTTAAAATAACAGTGATATTTCCTATCCATACCATGTTCAACTGtctatatttgttattgttcaaAACACTGTAATGCTACATGATTTTGTTACCAGACTCAGCTCCAGCATAGTTGGCAAAGAGGGTGGCGAGAAGCTTGAGGGCAGACTTCTGGTAGAGCCCGACCACAGTCTCATTCAGAGGGTCCTTGTTCTTCACCAGCCAGTTTGTGATGTTGTAATCTACAATACCAGCATAGTGGCCCAAGGCAAAGTGAGCCTCTGGCTTTCCTTTGATGATCCTGGGCTTCTGGAAGTTGTTGGATTTGCCCAGATGGTTGTCGTACAGCTTGGCTTTGAAGGTTGTGTCACTGGCCTTGGGGAACATGCACTCCTCTTCAAGGATGGACATGATGCCCATGGGCTGATTTGGAAGAAAACATGATGAGTAAGCaactaatacatacatacatacatacatattgtacATACATGTATATTAGGGAAGTAATAACGTAAACGTTTACATGCAATTGGTGGTCTTGTGTACAAAAagaagtaaaactttttttaaactctgagcGTTCAAAAAATGAGCTATAAGCACTATTTACACTATGCTGTAATAATAAGCAATTACTTATTTAGTTTagcaaagttaaataaataatgctgttaTCATACTTCCTATTATTACAccttttttgcaatttaattttctttaaattgccttttctttcatatgaaGAAACCCTGAAACACTTGTGTAAGATGCAGTAAGCTGCAGTGCATAAAAGTGCATACACTGTAAATTATAGCAATTAAGCCAGGGAGCTGTGTTCAACTTTTAAACTATAGCAGAACAACACGagtaaacacatattttacaaaACCATATTTACATGTCTAATACATTTAGCACATGCACATAATCTTAATCAAATGCAGCACTCCCTACCTTCTCAATGAGGTCGATGCAGGCTTGCAAGTCCATGCCAAAGTCAATGAACTCCCAGTCAATGCCCTCCTTCTTATATTCCTCCTGCTCCAGCACAAACATGTGGTGGTTGAAGAACTGCTGCAGCTTCTCGTTGGTGAAGTTGATGCACAGCTGCTCAAAGCTGTTGAACTGCAACAACAGACAAGAAAACCTTTAGGTGCCCTTCTTATTATTTACCCTAACACTTTGTTCTTATTTCCAGAACAACCCTCAGGATGTATGAAAAGttcaaaacacaaagacactcaCATCAAAGATCTCAAAGCCAGCAATGTCCAGCACACCAATGAAGTACTGGCGGGCCTGCTTGGTGTCCAGGGATTGGTTGATTCGCACGACCATCCAGTTGAACATTTTCTCGTAGACTGACTTGGCCAGTGCACCGATGGAGTATGAAACCTGTGAGGAAAGAGACAAGGAGGTGAGTGATTATTTCCATGTCCTAGTCCAAAACCCATTTCTCATGACTCTCTCTGAGACTCACCTGTTGTACATTTTGTCCCTTGGTGACCCACTCGTTCCCTACTTTGACTCTGGGGTGACACAGTGCCTTGATGATATCAGCAGAGTTCAGCCCCATCAGGTAGGCGGCCTTGTCAGCATCTAGGAATTAAAGACATACCCAACAATCAgaaccactgctgctgctgtgggtAAATGTGATGCTCTATACTAATATAAGATACTAATCGACTGGAGTTTAACTGACATTTACTAGAAGACAATGACTGCAGCCATGTTCTCTCTCCACTGGGGGCTGAGCTGCACTCCCCCTTCTCACTTTCACACGGTCAGACCCACCTTCAGTGCCGTCAGCCTCTGCCTGCTCCTCCCTCTGCTTCGTTTTGTACTTCATGTTGCCATAGTGCATGATGGCTCCTGTCAGCTTGTACACTCCATTTTTCTCCTCCTGAGTGAAGCCAAGCACATCAAAGGCACTCTGCAGGatagagaaaaacagaaaatgggaATCTGCTTCACTGCCTGAGGTCTGCTTACTCCATTTAATAAAAAGGCTGAGAGCTATACAGCTCTCCAGGTATGAAGGCTTGCAGCTTCTCCCTGGGGGTCTATGAGTGGGACTCCTTGCACCCTGCTGGCTCAAAGGGTTTGTAAAGACAGACCCCTGTAATATTAGAGAGAGTCCTAACTCACATCTGTGGCTATCAGCTCATCAGAATCATCGATGGAGGCAACAGTGACTTCACCCTGAGAGATGAAGGCGTAGTCGTAGGGATTGTTGGTGATCAGGAGCATTTCTGAGAAAGAGGGAAAATACAATGTCAGCATGCCTCCTGTCTGCTTATATAATCCTACAATCACACTCCTGAGGACAGGAATACTGACCTAGCAGCTCTGGCTTCTTGTTGGACAGGATCTGGTAGAAGATGTGATAGTCTCTCTCAGCCTTGAGCTGAAAGGTCACACGAGACTTCTCCAGGAGGTCTGGAACAGAACAAACAGATGTCAGATTAAACTTCAATACCAAAGGTAATGctacaaattaaaaacactcTTATTTAAATACTTACAGGTCTCAATGTCAGCAGAAGCTAGCTTGCCACTGGCTGCAAAGTGAATTCGGATGAATTTACCCTGAGGAGCAGAAAGAGAACAATGTTCAGTCTTGCACTCTTCCCCTGATTTAATCtcactttattaaatattactgaCCAATTACAGCAAAGAGGAAAATAATAGCAAACTGGACCAGTGGTGTGTACTAATGATTGGTATACTCACAAAACGGGACGAGTTGTCATTCCTCAAGGTCTTGGCGTTGCCAAAAGCCTCCAAGGCTGGGTTTGCCTGGATGATCTGATCCTCCAGACTCCCCTGTGATCGAATACAAATAGACTATCAGTAACGGCCACGAAGTTCAATCCCATAGACCCCTTTTCTTGTACGGACACCCCCTAAACACACACTCTGACAGACATACCTTGCTAGAGGCAGCTGCATCTTTTTTGCCACCAGCTGCAGCAATGCTGGCAAAATACTGGATGACTCTCTTGGTGTTCACAGTCTTCCCAGCACCAGATTCTCCGCTGTGGGCACAGGAACAAGCAGGGTGAGTGTTTCACATTCCTTACTCCTTTACCATCTCTTCAGCACCTCAATGACACCATAACACCCTTTCTTTCATCTCCCCTCAACACAGTTCAGTGCTAACTGATTATTTCGAGATTTCAAATCCACACACAATGAAAGTTTAACATAATCTTAAAGACTGACTTACGTGATCAGGATGGACTGGTTGTCTCTGTCTGAAAGAgagacatttaaataataaatacgaCTATTATAGAaggtaatattttaattatacagcatttattttgtgcttacCTGTCAGCATGTTTTGATAGGCGCTGTCAGAGATGGAGAAGATGTGAGGGGGAGCCTCAGTCCTCTTCTTGCCTCGATATGCATTGACCACCTCTGCATTGTACACAGGCAGCCACTTGTAGGGGTTCACTGTCACACAGAACAGCCCAGAGTAGGTCTGAAAGGGAGAAGCAACACTGAGTATCTGTCAGTCTATCAGAGGGTTTAGGGTTTGAGGTCACTCTGTACTCACGTAGATCATCCAGGCTGCGTAACGCTCTTTGAGGTTAAACAGCACGGCGGGCTCGTGCAGGAAGGTGAACATGGCCATGTCTTCAATTTTATCATACTTGGGAGGGTTCTGAGGGTGGACATCGCACTCCTTCACTGTGACAGTCTGGAAAATAACACAGACAAGCCCTCAGGTTAGGTGTGCAGAACAACATTGAAAAACTTTAATATTAGCACAATGACATGCACAGCCACAAAGGGGCACACAAGCAAATTCAACTCTTATTATAACTAGGGTTCCCAGTTTGGGgattttaactgaataaaaatagGCTAGAACAATTGTATTCAAAATAACTTTTCTCTACCAACCTTAACGTGTGAAGGGCAAGCCAAGGACAAGCAGTTTCTTAAAAATCTTCAGATGATGGTGCTGTATGGTTCTTACCTTGCCTTCGTAAGTGTCGGCAGTGACTTTGCCACCGTCGCGGCTAACGACCCTGGCCTTCACGTACTCCGTCGCGGCATCGGGGACGAAGCACTCCTTCTTCATGTCGAAGGGCTTGGTCTGCGCCTCCAGACGCTCCTTATCGGACTTCCGCAGGAAGGGGGCTGCGGCCCCAAACTCAGCCATCTGTGCGTCACCCATTTTCAGATCTGCACAACAACAGGAGGTGGAGAAGTTAGTCACATCTTAGCTTAGACTTTTTTGATGTCATCTCTGAGGTCTCTCTTACAAGATATCGACACAAAGAGCTGCACAGTTATTCTTTCAAATAGCACTAATTCAGAGCTGTCCAACTTTTTTGATTAGGACAGTCATACTGTTGATCAGGGAGTTCTTAAAATATATCAAGTTTACTACactgtgtttgcttttgtttctttaaagCTAAAGAAGGGCTTTTATccaaaacgtcctgaaataaatgtttttttaatcatttaaaccttttgtgtatatCCAAGAAAAAATGTACCCTATGTATACagtgaactcactcagcttcataaaataaaatgaaagctgctgaataatgttcccttgttaacatattgaattgcaccccctctatatagaatgaactcactcagcttcatagagtccagtgaaagctgctgaataatgttcccttgttaacctattgaattccaccccctctatatagaatgaactcactcagcttctgacaaaaaattaacaaaaaatgaaaaaatttgatatttcgaaatctaacatgaaatactgtactactactatggcttctggtagacttttgcgatataattttgtagtttctttgattacatgatgttaaataaaatcaaaattatgttcatagttttttttttgctttgttttcaaatatgtctcaatcctaaaactccaggtgatgcaaaacaatttggccacagctgtatataaaggGATGCTTCTAAATCAAAAGAGCCCTATTGTGGACAGTGAGACATATATGGCTCAAGAGCCTTTTGTTGGACAGCCCTGTGTTAATTAATGTTACATTGATGAGAAGCCATTAAAAGACCTTTTAATAGTGTCTTTAAATCCAAATGCAGAATCATCACTAATCTTCGCAAGGCACAAAAGGTCAGCAAGATATAGCAACACTgctaaatgagaaaaaaacacccaacaaacactgaaaactaaaaaaataattgtaacttCTGATAACATCATTTGAGAATATTTACACGTTTATAAACAAACTTTTCCATTTTGATAAATGTATTGATACATatctgcattgcatttttttttttttactgttacagtTAAAAGGCTGTATTTTCTCACAGTTCCAACAGGTTAGCAAAAAACTGGTTATAGAACGATAGTCTGAAAGTTAGTGTTTAAACATCTCCTATAAGAATCTTACCTGATTTAGTTCAAAAGTAGCAAGAAGTATGATAGAAAGGCTCTTCGCTCTGTAGGTGGACAACAGACAGGCATACAGTGAGACAAGGACATTTGGTGGTCTTGTTCTCTCAGGAACTCACACAGTAGTTCTGCCTTTATGATTTTccaccagcaggtggcagtgaaGGGAGAGGTTTGAGGATGGTTGTAGATCACCTGTTACAATCACTGATACCTGATTATTAAGAGATCATTGTGTGTGAAAAGCTATTGGAAAAGTTTAAAGAGATGtcctaaatactttttttttcactgaaagtTTAGAAGAAAATTCTTCTTGAGCTTTCCAGCAAAGATGCTGAAAAAAGTAGTCAGTCTAATTATGAATCAACAGGAAAGAAAAGACGGTTCAAACAACTCAGTAGAAACAGTGCATGCTTAATAATATAACAACAGCTCCCTTCTATCCCTCAGATGCGATCAGTGCTTACCTTGAGATGTTTTGGTAGCTTTCTTCTTCCAGACCCTGCTGCTCCcctttataaagaaaacaactcTCCCAAATTTGGAGGTGACTTCCCTGGAGGCAAGAATCTaattgtgtctctgtgtctggcaACGGTGGATGGAGGGGTGGTATATGCCTATGTAAGTAATTTCTACGCGTGAGTGATAGAGAtcagtatttccttttttttttttaatcgctaaACTTATTTTATTGTCCTTATTAGGAATTCCCTGCAGTGAAGTTGGCTtcagacagacacaaacatggGGCACTTAGGGGCACAGATAGACACACCGAGCTTAACAGGGCTGCACAGATAAAGAGacagatatacacacactcacaatacCATAGCGACACAGATAAAGCTATATACACACAAGGACACAGATAGAGGCAAAACAATGATAAGATAATATGAAAATGATCTGGATTATTTTAGGGCATAACAACAAATAGCATGTTTCTAAAAGGTAGTAAATTCAAAATACATCACACTAACTTTAAGGACTACAGATAcagatttttttcaaaaccaaCGCATCAAATTAGATGTCTGAAGTCATATTTTCATCTGTGCAatgcatgacacacacacacacacaaacacacacacaagaacacagacaaACAGGTAGATGCAGACAGGACCCTGTTAGGGGCTATTAAAGTCTACTAAAACTGCTTTTAGACATTAGATTAGTGAGTATAGGGGTTTCAACTAAGGAATTTCACAGGTGATAGACCTTAGA
The Polyodon spathula isolate WHYD16114869_AA chromosome 50, ASM1765450v1, whole genome shotgun sequence DNA segment above includes these coding regions:
- the LOC121306743 gene encoding myosin-7-like; amino-acid sequence: MGDAQMAEFGAAAPFLRKSDKERLEAQTKPFDMKKECFVPDAATEYVKARVVSRDGGKVTADTYEGKTVTVKECDVHPQNPPKYDKIEDMAMFTFLHEPAVLFNLKERYAAWMIYTYSGLFCVTVNPYKWLPVYNAEVVNAYRGKKRTEAPPHIFSISDSAYQNMLTDRDNQSILITGESGAGKTVNTKRVIQYFASIAAAGGKKDAAASSKGSLEDQIIQANPALEAFGNAKTLRNDNSSRFGKFIRIHFAASGKLASADIETYLLEKSRVTFQLKAERDYHIFYQILSNKKPELLEMLLITNNPYDYAFISQGEVTVASIDDSDELIATDSAFDVLGFTQEEKNGVYKLTGAIMHYGNMKYKTKQREEQAEADGTEDADKAAYLMGLNSADIIKALCHPRVKVGNEWVTKGQNVQQVSYSIGALAKSVYEKMFNWMVVRINQSLDTKQARQYFIGVLDIAGFEIFDFNSFEQLCINFTNEKLQQFFNHHMFVLEQEEYKKEGIDWEFIDFGMDLQACIDLIEKPMGIMSILEEECMFPKASDTTFKAKLYDNHLGKSNNFQKPRIIKGKPEAHFALGHYAGIVDYNITNWLVKNKDPLNETVVGLYQKSALKLLATLFANYAGAESAQETKGKGGKKKGSSFQTVSALHRENLNKLMTNLRSTHPHFVRCLIPNESKTPGAMENPLVMHQLRCNGVLEGIRICRKGFPNRILYGDFKQRYRILNPSAIPEGQFIDSKKGAEKLLGSLDIDHTQYRFGHTKVFFKAGLLGQLEEMRDDRLSLIITGIQSQSRGLLSRIEYHKIVERRDALLVIQWNIRAFMGVKNWPWMKLFFKIKPLLKSAENEKEMANMKDEFMKLKEAFAKSEARRKELEEKMVSLLQEKNDLQLQVQSEQDNLCDSEERCDQLIKNKIQLEAKTKELTERLEDEEEMNGELTAKKRKLEDECSELKKDIDDLELTLAKVEKEKHATENKVKNLTEEMAALDEIIAKLTKEKKALQEAHQQTLDDLQSEEDKVNTLTKAKAKLEQQVDDLEGSLEQEKKVRMDLERAKRKLEGDLKLTQESLMDLENDKQQLEERLKKKDFEISQLTSKIEDEQALSAQYQKKLKELQARIEELEEELEAERAARAKVEKQRADLSRELEELSERLEEAGGATSAQIEMNKKREAEFQKLRRDLEEATLQHEATSATLRKKQADSVAELGEQIDNLQRVKQKLEKEKSEFKLELDDVVSNMEHVTKAKSNLEKMCRTTEDQMNEYRSKYEEAQRSVNDFSTQRAKLMTENGELSRQLEEKESLVSQLTRGKQSYTQQIDDLKRQLEEEVKAKNALAHAVQSARHDSDLLREQYEEEQEAKAELQRSLSKANSEVAQWRTKYETDAIQRTEELEEAKKKLAQRLQDAEEAVEAVNAKCSSLEKTKHRLQNEIEDLMVDLERSNAAAAALDKKQRNFDKVLNEWKQKFEESQSELEGSQKEARSLSTELFKLKNAYEESLDNLETLKRENKNLQEEISDLTEQLGEGGKNIHELEKARKQLEQEKSEIQSALEEAEASLEHEEGKILRAQLEFNQVKAEIERKLAEKDEEMDQAKRNNQRVVETLQTSLESETRSRNEALRLKKKMEGDLNEMEIQLSQANRQAAESQKQLKSVHAHLKDAQLQLDDSLRANDDLKENIAIVERRNNLLQAELEELRAVLEQTERGRKLAEQELLDISERVQLLHSQNTSLINQKKKLEIDTSQLQTEVEEAVQECRNAEEKAKKAITDAAMMAEELKKEQDTSAHLERMKKNMEQTIKDLQHRLDEAEQIAMKGGKKQLQKLEARVRELENELEGEQRKGSDAVKGVKKYERRIKELTYQTEEDRKNMARLQDLVDKLQLKVKAYKRTAEEAEENANTNLGKFRKLQHELDEAEERADIAESQVNKLRAKTRDVGSKKGLDEE